The region GTCCGCCTTTACTTCCTCCAAGAGGAATATATAAATAATCGCGAAACCAAGACGACAATGAAATATGCCAACGACGCCAAAACTCTGCAATATCTCTTGAGAAATAAGGGTAATTGAAATTTCTCAATAAGTCTAAACCAAACAATTTTGAAACTCCCAATGCAATATCTGAATATCCGGAAAAATCTCCATAAATCTGAAATGCAAAATAAACAGCACCCAAAATCAATGAAAATGAGTTCATCGAAGTATAATGATCAAAAATCGCATTTGCATACACAGCGCAAGTATCAGCAATAACTATTTTTTTAACTAAACCCCAAACTATTTGGTAAACTCCCTCTTTAGCCTTTTCAAAATCAAATTCACGTTTTTCTTTTAGTTCTGGTAATAAATGCGTTGCTCTTTCTATCGGTCCAGCAACTAAAAGCGGAAAGTAGCTTACAAATAAAGAATAATCGATAAAATTATATTCAGCTTTTATTCTTTTGTAATAGATATCAATAACGTATGATAATCCGTGAAAAGTATAGAATGATATACCAACTGGTAAAATAACATTTAATAAAAATGGGCTGACTTTTAATCCAAAAGAATTGAATAATTCTGCAAAAGATGAAGCAAAGAAATTATAGTATTTAAAGATTCCTAAAAATCCTAAATTGACAATAATACTAAGCCAGAACCAGAATTTTCGATTCTTATCTGAATTGCTTTTTTCGATCTGAATTCCGGTAAAATAATCCAGAAATGTAGAGAAAACTAATAAAAATAAAAATCTCCAATCCCAGCAAGAATAGAAATAATAGCTCGCAACAATCAATAATGCATTTTGTGTACTTTTGGTTTTATTGAATACAAACCAATACAGAAAAAAAACGATTGGTAAAAAAACGGCAAAAGCCAAAGAGTTGAAAAACATTTTTTTTTACTTTTTTAAAATCTTGTTTAAGCTATTCCAAATATTCTCTGATGCCTGAGTAGGATTTGGTCCTACGATCGTTTCGAACCATTTTTTACTTTCTTTTACACTTGAAATTTTTCCATCAATTATGTCCTTTACAATAGAAGTCAAATCTTCTTTTTTTCTAACCCATAATGCGGCTTCTTCAGAAGGTTTTGATCTAAAATGAATATACTTATAATTTTGTCCAATATCTCTAATTCCTTTTTTCAGCTGAGGCTGCTCGTAATCAAAAAAGAGACATGATTTATCATGTGCCGAAAAATCGAAAATCATTGAAGAGGCGATATTTCCAACAAATTCTGTGTATTCGCAAATATTAGTTTGTAAAGCGAAATCTTCTTTTGTTGGCATAATTTCATCCCAACTTTGACCAACCGGACTCCAAAGTGGGTCTATATTAACAATAACATCCTGATATTTTTTTAAAACCTCATCATAACGATTGGTAAAATCTACCGGACATTTTCTGTAAATAATCCCTAAAGAATAACCCTCTTTATTTAGTTCTCTGACAGATAATGCCAGGTCTTCCAGATAATATTGATCTAAAGGAGAAGTCACAATATCATCTCCGGAATAACAGATGTATTTTTTGTCAAGATCCAGATTATGTGATTTATAGAATTCTTCTTTCGATTGTAGAAGCGTTTTATCAAAATGACTTTCAAACTGAGGAGTTCCTGTTACAAAAATCTGATTTTCACTTACGTATGGACAGTACATTAAAACCTCTTTTTTCATGTGTTCACTCCACACGAAATAATAATCGGTTTCTACCAAAGTTGTTGCTTTTGGAAGATTATCCCAGGAGAAAATAAAAGTACCTGTTGGAATTCCTAAATCCTGTGCTGCCAAAATAGATGCAATTGCCTGTGTCGGACGCTGATTGGTGCAAAAAACAAAGTCCGGTTTGTGTTCTTCCAGCTGTTTTCTGCTTTCCTTATATTTAGCAGTAGTTCTTTCTCCTTTTTTAATTTGTTTTCTAACAAATCTTATTCCTCTTTCGTTTGAACCAAAAGTTGTCAGTGCATCTACCATTAAGCTTTTAACTAAATTAGCTAAGCCTTTATAAGATTGAGGAAAATTATATGTATTGTAAACTACTTCACTAAATTTTTTATCAAAAAAATTTAATTCCATTCTTTTTCTGGAACGGCTATAAACGGTTGTTAGCGGATGTAATGATTTATCGCTAATTTTCAACTCCTTAAATCCCAATTTTTCGGTAATCGAAAACGGAGTATTATTCCAGTACGTTATATCAAAATCATTTT is a window of Flavobacterium crocinum DNA encoding:
- a CDS encoding MBOAT family O-acyltransferase, with amino-acid sequence MFFNSLAFAVFLPIVFFLYWFVFNKTKSTQNALLIVASYYFYSCWDWRFLFLLVFSTFLDYFTGIQIEKSNSDKNRKFWFWLSIIVNLGFLGIFKYYNFFASSFAELFNSFGLKVSPFLLNVILPVGISFYTFHGLSYVIDIYYKRIKAEYNFIDYSLFVSYFPLLVAGPIERATHLLPELKEKREFDFEKAKEGVYQIVWGLVKKIVIADTCAVYANAIFDHYTSMNSFSLILGAVYFAFQIYGDFSGYSDIALGVSKLFGLDLLRNFNYPYFSRDIAEFWRRWHISLSSWFRDYLYIPLGGSKGGLLMKIRNTFIIFIVSGFWHGANWTYIVWGFINAIYFLPLLLSNSNRNNIDSIVLKWNLDSVKVLFSILTTFLLTCVAWIFFRAKTITDAVLYLKRIVTNKDFAFQYLDNERYNYELLLMVGVFVLVEWNNKTKVEPISGKRSMLKMVLAILAIIAFGTYSDYKEFIYFQF
- a CDS encoding glycosyltransferase family protein; the encoded protein is MKKNIFIFLPDGVGLRNFALTSFKSIGEKNDFDITYWNNTPFSITEKLGFKELKISDKSLHPLTTVYSRSRKRMELNFFDKKFSEVVYNTYNFPQSYKGLANLVKSLMVDALTTFGSNERGIRFVRKQIKKGERTTAKYKESRKQLEEHKPDFVFCTNQRPTQAIASILAAQDLGIPTGTFIFSWDNLPKATTLVETDYYFVWSEHMKKEVLMYCPYVSENQIFVTGTPQFESHFDKTLLQSKEEFYKSHNLDLDKKYICYSGDDIVTSPLDQYYLEDLALSVRELNKEGYSLGIIYRKCPVDFTNRYDEVLKKYQDVIVNIDPLWSPVGQSWDEIMPTKEDFALQTNICEYTEFVGNIASSMIFDFSAHDKSCLFFDYEQPQLKKGIRDIGQNYKYIHFRSKPSEEAALWVRKKEDLTSIVKDIIDGKISSVKESKKWFETIVGPNPTQASENIWNSLNKILKK